From Coriobacteriaceae bacterium, a single genomic window includes:
- a CDS encoding UDP-N-acetylglucosamine--LPS N-acetylglucosamine transferase — MDQTQTSDDAPLLTHSTPQSEQTTLLAQQKPLVTIVHASVGSGHKAAANAIAQAFDLIRGTNGIPEDVEIEVLDILDFGRIKFDGNKTAASFTGATRPIYDLTWRYTLTGHLLWGGGTAWSRIMFPAFSEYVRTRRPIAVVATHITAANVAVGARVITGIDYPVICVPTDYEVEGWWPHKDTDLFCVANEFMAETLRPRKVPETKIRITGIPIRAGFDTDYNREEELKKFNLPTDKLVVLVMAGASLPQPYVRFRAEMGRTLPFLRSFEDMHFVFLPGKDAEYATRLKTLFDAMKLENVTVLDYVDDMAALMHGCDLAILKSGGLTVTECLCAHLPMILLGKSYGQEKANTTMLTGMGASMHVTTARELIVTLRHLHDHPESLKALLINGEVLRRPRAAEDIAIATMELAGKPQKRKRAFCRFYWGGKPAHIR; from the coding sequence ATGGATCAAACGCAGACGAGCGACGACGCTCCCCTGCTCACGCACAGCACTCCCCAATCGGAGCAAACCACGCTCTTGGCTCAGCAAAAACCTCTCGTGACCATCGTGCACGCCTCGGTCGGCTCAGGCCACAAGGCCGCCGCAAATGCGATTGCGCAGGCATTCGACCTCATCCGCGGCACCAATGGCATCCCCGAGGATGTTGAGATTGAAGTGCTCGATATCCTTGATTTTGGACGCATAAAATTCGATGGCAACAAAACGGCCGCCTCGTTTACCGGCGCCACGCGCCCAATTTATGACTTGACCTGGCGTTATACCCTTACCGGACACCTGCTTTGGGGCGGTGGCACGGCATGGTCGCGCATTATGTTTCCCGCATTTAGCGAATACGTTCGGACTCGCAGGCCCATTGCCGTGGTAGCCACACATATCACGGCAGCCAACGTTGCTGTCGGCGCGCGCGTCATTACGGGCATCGACTATCCCGTCATTTGCGTACCGACCGATTACGAGGTCGAGGGTTGGTGGCCCCATAAGGATACCGACCTATTCTGCGTGGCAAACGAGTTTATGGCCGAGACACTTCGCCCCCGTAAGGTTCCCGAGACCAAGATCCGCATTACGGGCATCCCCATTCGCGCCGGGTTTGATACGGATTACAATCGCGAGGAAGAACTCAAGAAGTTCAATCTCCCCACAGACAAGCTCGTAGTGCTGGTGATGGCCGGCGCTAGTTTGCCTCAACCGTACGTTCGCTTTCGCGCGGAGATGGGCCGCACCCTCCCCTTCCTGCGCAGTTTCGAGGACATGCACTTTGTCTTTTTGCCGGGCAAGGATGCCGAATATGCCACCCGTCTCAAAACGCTCTTCGACGCCATGAAACTCGAGAACGTCACGGTTCTTGACTATGTCGATGACATGGCAGCGCTCATGCACGGCTGCGACCTGGCAATTCTCAAATCGGGCGGACTCACCGTTACCGAATGCCTGTGCGCACACTTGCCAATGATTCTGCTGGGAAAGTCCTACGGTCAGGAAAAGGCCAACACCACCATGCTCACCGGCATGGGCGCCAGCATGCATGTCACCACCGCACGCGAGCTCATCGTGACACTACGCCATCTCCACGATCATCCCGAGTCGCTCAAGGCACTGCTCATTAACGGCGAAGTGCTGCGACGTCCACGCGCAGCCGAAGACATCGCCATCGCAACCATGGAGCTTGCAGGCAAACCCCAAAAGCGCAAACGAGCCTTCTGTCGCTTCTACTGGGGCGGGAAGCCTGCTCATATCAGGTAG
- the dut gene encoding dUTP diphosphatase produces MSNITVNIKRLDPTVELPKYAHPTDAGLDLRANEDCTLKPFERRLVSTGLAIALPDGYAGFVQPRSGLAIKQGLSIVNTPGLIDAHYRGELKVILINLDPTNDIQINKGDRIAQLVIQEVPTVNLVEVDELDETDRGNGGFGSSGVA; encoded by the coding sequence ATGTCCAACATTACCGTTAACATTAAGCGTCTCGATCCCACGGTCGAGCTTCCCAAATACGCTCATCCCACAGATGCCGGTCTTGACCTCCGTGCCAACGAAGACTGTACCCTCAAGCCCTTTGAGCGCCGATTGGTCTCCACTGGCTTGGCCATTGCGCTGCCCGATGGCTACGCCGGCTTTGTCCAGCCCCGCAGCGGCCTGGCCATTAAGCAGGGCCTGTCTATAGTCAACACGCCTGGTCTCATCGATGCCCACTATCGAGGAGAACTTAAAGTCATCCTCATCAACCTGGATCCCACCAACGACATCCAGATCAACAAAGGTGACCGCATCGCCCAACTCGTCATCCAAGAAGTCCCCACGGTCAATCTCGTAGAAGTAGACGAACTAGACGAAACCGACCGAGGCAACGGAGGCTTCGGCTCCAGCGGCGTAGCTTAG
- the nrdR gene encoding transcriptional regulator NrdR has translation MRCPKCGKAHTRVVDSRMQESNNTIKRRRECCSCNYRFTTFERCEDPIEVIKSDGSKQRFDRNKLLVGLMRATIKRDIDTKKLNEIIDDIEVELRSRTLTAVTSHELGNMVLKRLAKIDKVAYIRFASVYRDFKDVDEFLQELDKLR, from the coding sequence ATGCGCTGTCCCAAATGCGGCAAGGCACATACCCGCGTTGTCGATTCCCGTATGCAGGAGTCGAACAACACTATCAAGCGTCGTCGTGAATGTTGTTCGTGCAATTATCGTTTTACGACGTTCGAGCGCTGCGAAGATCCCATCGAGGTCATCAAATCCGACGGATCAAAGCAGCGGTTCGATCGCAACAAGCTGCTGGTCGGTCTGATGCGCGCCACGATTAAGCGCGATATCGACACGAAAAAGCTCAACGAGATCATCGATGACATCGAGGTGGAGCTGCGTTCCCGTACGCTGACGGCTGTAACGTCCCACGAACTGGGCAATATGGTGCTCAAACGCTTGGCTAAGATCGACAAGGTGGCCTACATTCGCTTTGCCTCGGTCTATCGCGATTTCAAAGACGTCGACGAGTTTTTGCAAGAGCTCGACAAGCTAAGGTGA
- a CDS encoding LysM peptidoglycan-binding domain-containing protein produces MNVTNMVQGNLALKLEAPASPAFTVVKGGRSQFQAVATKPVRTQRASVALAPVALKASTIVAVAVAFTLFFVLAASVFSARHAAYADSVANVTYETVRVQSGDSLWSLAQEHPIDGLSTQETSDMIRSVNHLDRGSLDAGAVLKVPTRS; encoded by the coding sequence ATGAACGTAACGAATATGGTCCAGGGAAACCTCGCCCTTAAGCTCGAGGCGCCTGCCTCGCCTGCCTTTACGGTCGTGAAGGGCGGACGCTCTCAATTTCAGGCCGTGGCCACTAAGCCCGTTCGCACCCAGCGTGCGTCCGTTGCTTTGGCCCCTGTCGCCCTGAAGGCCTCGACGATTGTTGCTGTTGCCGTAGCGTTCACCCTGTTCTTCGTGCTCGCCGCGTCAGTTTTTTCTGCTCGTCACGCAGCATATGCCGATTCCGTAGCCAACGTTACCTACGAGACGGTTCGTGTGCAGTCCGGTGATTCCCTGTGGTCGCTTGCCCAGGAGCATCCCATCGATGGCCTTTCCACACAGGAGACTTCCGACATGATTCGTAGCGTCAATCACCTCGATCGCGGCTCTCTTGATGCTGGTGCAGTTCTGAAAGTTCCGACTCGTTCGTAA
- the lexA gene encoding transcriptional repressor LexA: protein MARKITKRQQQIYDFIKEYQQEKGYPPSVREMASAVGLSSPSTVHAHLSALEARGLLKRDATKPRALELFNEDGSSVSISKSDEPTAPRGTVSLPLVGRVAAGIPILAEQNIEDTFTIPTEIATDQGSFILEVHGSSMINVGIFNGDYIIVREQKSAMNGEIVVAMIDGSATVKTFYKEQGRVRLQPENDTMEPIYATNPVILGKVVGLMRRFS from the coding sequence ATGGCTCGCAAAATTACCAAGCGTCAGCAGCAAATTTACGACTTCATCAAGGAATATCAGCAGGAGAAGGGTTATCCGCCCAGCGTGCGCGAGATGGCTTCTGCCGTGGGCCTTTCCTCCCCCAGCACCGTGCACGCCCATCTCTCTGCCCTGGAGGCGCGCGGGCTACTCAAGCGCGATGCCACCAAACCGCGCGCCCTGGAACTCTTTAACGAGGATGGTTCCTCTGTCTCAATTTCTAAATCTGACGAGCCCACCGCACCTCGCGGAACGGTCTCGCTACCGCTCGTTGGTCGCGTCGCGGCTGGGATCCCCATTCTGGCCGAGCAGAATATCGAAGACACTTTTACTATCCCGACCGAAATCGCGACTGATCAGGGTTCCTTTATCCTTGAGGTGCATGGGAGCTCAATGATCAATGTCGGCATCTTCAATGGAGATTACATCATCGTCCGTGAACAAAAGAGTGCCATGAACGGCGAAATTGTTGTGGCCATGATTGATGGTTCGGCGACCGTCAAGACGTTCTACAAGGAGCAGGGGCGTGTGCGCTTGCAGCCCGAGAACGACACTATGGAGCCTATCTATGCAACGAATCCCGTTATCCTGGGCAAAGTCGTCGGCTTGATGCGCCGGTTCTCGTAA
- the hflX gene encoding GTPase HflX yields MARFPLVPTAPEPERAILVGVEWRDNAWPLDRSLDELERLAHTAGAQCVARLSQRLVKPYPKSFIGSGKVEELCGLVYRMDADVVIFDDDLTPSQQSYLEKAVGEPVKIIDRTALILDIFGLHAQTREGRLQVQLAQLQYLLPRLRGMWSHLAKEQTRGGIGSRFGQGESQLEVDRRLIRNKIAALRRELKQVEQRRDVQSKSRIESPAFRVALAGYTNAGKSTLLNRLTGSTVLSQDKLFATLDPTTRSYRLPGGRGMTITDTVGFIQKLPHGLVDAFKSTLSEVLGADLILKVVDASDEDYERQLEAVDRVLDEIDAGERLTLTVFNKIDLLDSVDRLSFRRRYPEAVLFSAQTGEGLGDLVDRIAREAAATDVLLSADIPYREGALITLVHEQGTLLHEEYLEDGVRIVAKLPARIAPRLERYRTE; encoded by the coding sequence ATGGCCCGTTTCCCCCTTGTTCCCACGGCACCCGAGCCCGAGCGTGCCATTTTAGTTGGTGTTGAGTGGCGCGACAATGCATGGCCGCTCGATCGCTCGCTTGATGAGCTGGAGCGTCTTGCCCACACAGCTGGTGCCCAGTGCGTGGCACGTTTGTCGCAGCGTTTGGTAAAGCCGTATCCTAAATCGTTTATCGGTTCCGGTAAGGTTGAAGAGCTGTGCGGCCTGGTGTATCGCATGGATGCCGATGTCGTTATTTTTGACGACGACCTGACCCCCTCGCAGCAATCCTATTTGGAGAAAGCCGTGGGCGAGCCGGTAAAGATTATCGATCGTACAGCACTGATCCTGGATATCTTTGGCCTGCATGCTCAGACGCGTGAGGGACGCCTGCAGGTACAGCTGGCACAGCTTCAATATTTGTTGCCTCGCCTGCGTGGCATGTGGAGCCATCTCGCCAAGGAGCAGACGCGCGGCGGCATCGGCTCACGTTTTGGTCAGGGCGAAAGTCAGCTCGAGGTCGACCGTCGCCTCATTCGTAATAAGATCGCTGCGCTTCGTCGTGAGCTCAAGCAGGTTGAACAGCGTCGCGATGTTCAATCCAAGAGCCGCATTGAGTCACCGGCGTTTCGCGTCGCGTTAGCCGGTTATACCAATGCCGGTAAATCGACGTTGCTCAATCGTCTGACCGGCTCTACGGTACTTTCGCAGGACAAGCTGTTTGCTACGCTCGACCCTACGACGCGTTCGTATCGCCTGCCCGGCGGTCGCGGCATGACGATTACCGATACCGTCGGCTTTATTCAAAAGCTGCCGCATGGTCTGGTCGATGCCTTTAAATCGACGCTGTCCGAGGTGTTGGGTGCCGATCTAATTCTCAAAGTCGTAGATGCGTCTGACGAGGACTATGAGCGGCAGCTGGAGGCTGTCGACCGCGTGCTTGATGAGATCGACGCCGGAGAGCGTTTAACGCTTACGGTTTTCAATAAAATCGACCTACTCGATAGCGTCGATCGATTGAGTTTCCGTCGTCGTTATCCCGAAGCCGTTCTGTTCTCGGCCCAAACGGGCGAGGGGCTCGGCGATCTCGTCGATCGCATTGCTCGCGAGGCTGCTGCCACCGATGTACTGCTTTCAGCCGACATTCCATATCGTGAAGGTGCGCTCATCACACTCGTGCATGAGCAGGGAACCCTTTTGCACGAGGAATATCTCGAGGACGGCGTTCGTATTGTGGCGAAGTTGCCGGCTCGTATTGCACCGCGGCTCGAGCGTTATCGCACCGAGTAG
- the miaA gene encoding tRNA (adenosine(37)-N6)-dimethylallyltransferase MiaA: protein MVSPGAGLSAVAIVGPTAVGKSDVADRLAARLSSEVLSCDAMQIYRGMDIGTAKMAPDECTAPLRLVDIVEPGVAYSAALYQADARAHVERLLGLGCLPVFCGGTGLYLKAALDEMDFPSGELEDDRRAGYQELAERIGEEELHALLAERDPESAAVIHPHNVRRVIRALEMHDDGISYAQQKSQFSVPREHYHALWFGLTRNREVLYERINQRVDLMFEQGLVDEVRGLMDQGLGDALTSMQAIGYKEIIDAFNGVMSMDEARELIKMRSRRYAKRQLSWFKRDDRIVWFDMDECTIDEVVEDIVHRIEAA from the coding sequence ATGGTTTCTCCCGGGGCAGGTCTTTCCGCCGTTGCGATCGTCGGTCCGACGGCGGTTGGTAAGAGTGATGTTGCCGACCGTTTGGCAGCTCGTCTTTCGTCCGAAGTGCTGTCGTGCGATGCGATGCAAATCTATCGCGGCATGGACATCGGTACCGCAAAGATGGCGCCCGATGAGTGTACGGCGCCGCTGCGTCTCGTCGACATTGTAGAGCCGGGTGTGGCATATTCTGCTGCGCTTTATCAGGCTGACGCTCGCGCGCATGTTGAACGTCTTCTTGGTTTGGGTTGCCTGCCGGTTTTTTGCGGAGGTACGGGGCTATATCTCAAGGCAGCCCTCGATGAGATGGACTTTCCCTCTGGTGAACTTGAGGACGATCGCCGTGCGGGCTATCAGGAGCTTGCCGAACGTATTGGCGAGGAAGAACTGCATGCCCTGCTTGCCGAGCGCGATCCAGAATCGGCTGCTGTTATTCATCCCCATAACGTGCGCCGTGTGATTCGTGCGCTCGAGATGCATGATGATGGTATCTCCTATGCACAGCAAAAAAGTCAGTTTAGTGTTCCGCGCGAGCATTATCATGCCCTATGGTTTGGCCTGACGCGTAATCGCGAGGTGCTCTACGAGCGCATTAACCAGCGCGTCGATCTGATGTTTGAGCAGGGTCTTGTCGATGAGGTCCGCGGTCTTATGGACCAGGGGTTGGGGGATGCCCTGACGTCGATGCAGGCAATTGGTTATAAAGAGATCATCGATGCTTTCAATGGCGTGATGAGCATGGATGAGGCTCGCGAACTCATTAAGATGCGTTCGCGTCGTTATGCCAAGCGTCAGCTTTCGTGGTTTAAGCGCGATGACCGTATCGTGTGGTTTGATATGGATGAATGTACGATCGATGAAGTCGTTGAGGATATCGTGCATCGTATTGAGGCTGCCTAA
- the miaB gene encoding tRNA (N6-isopentenyl adenosine(37)-C2)-methylthiotransferase MiaB — protein sequence MDQRSVRDILAGKTYFIRTFGCQMNQHDSERVSGLLDSYGCLMALDPEHADIVVFMTCCVREAADTRLYGQCNSCKSLPPSPSGKRVVAVGGCIAQRDGEGLLTNVDNVNVIFGTHSIAHVAELIAEAFLDGKRHIRTNEHEDTDAMSMPWHRETQYHAWVPIMTGCNNFCTYCIVPYVRGREKSRSFEEIVDEVTGLVRQGVREITLLGQNVNSYGRDLFGKPRFADLLRAVGDTGVERIFFTSSHPKDLLPETIDAMAETPAVMPQLHLAVQSGSTRILKEMNRRYTREDYLGLVDRIRNRMPDIALSTDIIVGFPGETEEDFEQTLSLAETVRYAQAYTFIYSKRAGTPAAEIDDPTPHEVILERFNRLVKVIETTAHEYNQGELHTVVPALIEGTSKKNDAVLLGKSPKNQTVHAPIPVGYSIDQLVGKIVDVDVDVAKTWYLSGSVVGEPR from the coding sequence ATGGACCAGCGTTCCGTACGCGATATTCTTGCCGGTAAAACCTACTTTATCCGCACCTTTGGCTGCCAGATGAATCAGCACGACTCTGAGCGCGTGAGCGGTCTGCTCGATTCGTATGGTTGCCTCATGGCGCTCGATCCCGAGCATGCCGATATCGTTGTCTTCATGACATGCTGTGTGCGTGAGGCCGCCGATACTCGCCTGTACGGTCAGTGCAATTCCTGCAAAAGCCTGCCGCCTTCGCCTTCGGGCAAGCGTGTGGTTGCCGTGGGCGGCTGCATCGCGCAGCGTGATGGCGAGGGCCTGCTCACCAACGTCGATAACGTCAATGTCATCTTTGGCACGCATTCTATCGCACATGTGGCCGAGCTCATTGCCGAGGCGTTCCTTGATGGTAAGCGTCATATCCGCACCAACGAGCATGAGGATACGGATGCCATGAGCATGCCGTGGCATCGTGAGACCCAGTATCACGCCTGGGTGCCCATCATGACAGGCTGCAATAATTTCTGCACCTATTGCATCGTGCCGTACGTGCGCGGTCGCGAAAAGAGCCGCTCCTTCGAGGAGATTGTCGACGAGGTGACCGGTTTGGTGCGCCAGGGCGTGCGCGAGATCACACTGTTGGGCCAAAACGTTAACTCATATGGTCGCGATCTGTTTGGCAAGCCGCGTTTTGCCGATTTGCTGCGCGCGGTGGGCGATACGGGCGTCGAGCGCATCTTCTTTACCTCTTCTCATCCTAAGGATCTGCTGCCCGAGACCATCGACGCCATGGCCGAGACGCCTGCCGTTATGCCGCAGCTGCACCTGGCCGTTCAGTCGGGTTCGACGCGCATCCTCAAAGAGATGAATCGCCGTTATACACGCGAGGACTATCTGGGCCTTGTCGATCGCATTCGCAACCGCATGCCCGATATCGCGCTCTCGACCGACATTATCGTTGGCTTCCCGGGTGAGACTGAAGAAGACTTTGAGCAGACGCTCTCACTTGCCGAGACGGTCCGCTATGCTCAGGCCTATACCTTCATCTATTCCAAGCGCGCCGGTACCCCGGCCGCCGAGATTGACGATCCTACGCCGCATGAGGTTATTCTCGAGCGTTTCAATCGCCTGGTTAAGGTTATCGAGACCACGGCACACGAGTATAACCAGGGCGAGCTTCATACTGTGGTTCCTGCGCTCATTGAGGGAACGAGCAAAAAGAACGATGCGGTCCTGCTGGGCAAGAGTCCCAAGAATCAGACCGTGCATGCGCCTATCCCAGTGGGTTACAGCATCGATCAGCTTGTTGGCAAGATCGTTGATGTTGACGTTGACGTTGCCAAGACCTGGTATTTGTCCGGTTCCGTTGTGGGCGAGCCGCGCTAA
- a CDS encoding stage V sporulation protein S encodes MDCLKVSSKSSPASVAGAIAGMVKDGVPVNIQCVGAGAVNQAIKAVAIARGFLIPTGFDISCAPVFSDILINGESRTAIRLSIYVHQINRAAMDNVVMDDVKPVA; translated from the coding sequence ATGGATTGCCTGAAGGTATCAAGCAAATCATCGCCCGCGTCCGTTGCCGGCGCCATCGCCGGCATGGTCAAGGATGGTGTACCCGTCAACATCCAGTGTGTTGGCGCCGGTGCGGTCAACCAGGCCATAAAGGCCGTGGCTATTGCGCGCGGTTTTTTGATTCCAACCGGATTTGATATTTCCTGCGCGCCCGTGTTCTCTGACATCCTTATTAACGGGGAGTCGCGCACGGCCATCCGTCTTTCTATTTACGTTCACCAGATCAATCGAGCTGCTATGGATAACGTCGTCATGGATGATGTTAAGCCTGTGGCATAG
- a CDS encoding ATP-binding protein, with the protein MSDANELISFIASMSGEGNLRVEENLGEGYVRLRVSEAERRQAKHDIQHVEDIVIEMLRNARDAGADKVYLATTKEDGVRTLVFLDNGSGVPQDMQERIFDARVTSKLESMKMDRWGVHGRGMALFSIKQNTDEARVVTSGVDLGSAFKVSVAADRLSERADQSSWPQAVKDEDGRYVCARGPHNIIRAACEFALEELRGCDVYLGSPSEIAATLYAQASSRLDTSRLLFIDDESELPVVDRLGLASDAEDFIRICSGLGLEMSERTAHRILAGQIKPVRGVTARLLRERDSSSHAPAPVDLAKDRRGLRIAKDDMAQFSRAVERDFNDLAARYYLNLCGDPKIRVSRDRITVTFDLAKEE; encoded by the coding sequence ATGAGCGACGCGAACGAGCTCATCTCATTTATCGCGTCGATGTCGGGGGAGGGCAACCTTCGCGTCGAGGAGAACCTTGGCGAGGGGTATGTCCGCCTCCGCGTTTCGGAGGCCGAGCGGCGCCAGGCTAAGCACGACATTCAGCATGTCGAGGACATCGTCATCGAAATGCTCCGTAATGCTCGCGATGCCGGCGCCGACAAGGTCTATCTCGCCACGACCAAGGAAGATGGCGTCCGCACGCTTGTCTTTCTGGATAACGGTTCTGGCGTTCCGCAGGATATGCAAGAGCGAATCTTTGATGCCCGCGTTACCTCCAAGCTCGAGAGCATGAAGATGGACCGTTGGGGCGTTCACGGTCGTGGCATGGCATTGTTTTCGATCAAGCAGAACACCGACGAGGCCCGTGTGGTCACGTCCGGCGTCGATCTTGGTTCAGCCTTTAAGGTGAGCGTTGCGGCCGACCGCCTCAGTGAGCGTGCCGATCAGTCCAGCTGGCCCCAGGCCGTCAAGGATGAGGACGGACGTTATGTCTGCGCTCGCGGCCCACATAATATTATTCGCGCTGCTTGTGAGTTTGCGCTCGAGGAGTTGCGTGGTTGCGATGTCTATCTTGGTTCTCCGTCTGAGATTGCCGCGACCCTTTATGCTCAAGCGTCAAGTCGGCTCGATACGTCTCGTCTCCTGTTCATTGATGACGAGAGTGAGCTTCCGGTTGTCGATCGTTTAGGCCTTGCCTCTGATGCCGAGGACTTTATCCGTATCTGTTCGGGTTTGGGTCTTGAGATGTCCGAGCGCACGGCCCATCGCATTTTGGCAGGGCAGATTAAGCCCGTTCGCGGTGTGACTGCGCGTCTGCTGCGCGAGCGTGACTCATCCTCGCATGCGCCGGCTCCTGTCGATCTCGCGAAGGATCGTCGTGGGCTGCGTATTGCCAAGGATGACATGGCACAGTTTTCGCGTGCTGTGGAGCGCGACTTTAATGATCTTGCCGCCCGGTACTATCTCAATCTTTGCGGCGACCCAAAGATCCGTGTTTCGCGTGATCGAATCACTGTGACCTTCGATCTTGCCAAAGAGGAATAG
- the rny gene encoding ribonuclease Y encodes MPIIAALVGIILGAIAAIAYMRTAKQGSLHEADEKIQSAHAQAESLIGDAKRQAETLKKEALLEAKEEIIKNKQAAEAEDKQRKNEIRTLENRVMQREESLDRRNDALDKREHQLSSQAGQVEKRSRELEELCAKQTSELERIADLTREDAHKELLDKVRGEVTHEAATIIRESEQQVRAECHKTAQEILSLAIQRCAADHTAEVTVTSVHIPSDDLKGRIIGREGRNIRTFEQVSGVNLVIDDTPETVVLSSFDPVRRETARVALENLIADGRIHPARIEEMYHKAADLVQQRVREAGEQAAFDTGIHDLHPEIVKTLGALRYRTSFGQNVLQHSLEVSDLCGVMASELGLDVVTAKRAGLLHDLGKAIDHDVEGPHAVIGAELARRYGEKPVIVHAIEAHHADVDPNTVLDVLVQAADAVSASRPGARRESAENYIKRLEKLEEIANSHDGVERTYAMQAGREVHVMVQPDKISDAQSTVLAHDIAHQIEEEMEYPGQVRVVVIRESRAVDIAK; translated from the coding sequence ATGCCTATCATCGCAGCGCTCGTTGGCATCATTTTGGGTGCCATCGCCGCCATTGCCTACATGCGCACCGCCAAGCAGGGTAGTCTTCACGAGGCCGACGAAAAAATCCAGTCGGCACACGCACAGGCTGAGTCCCTGATCGGTGATGCTAAGCGTCAGGCCGAGACCCTCAAAAAAGAGGCTCTGCTCGAGGCTAAAGAGGAGATCATCAAGAACAAGCAGGCCGCTGAGGCTGAGGACAAGCAGCGTAAGAACGAGATTCGTACGCTCGAGAACCGCGTGATGCAGCGCGAGGAATCCCTCGATCGCCGCAACGACGCTCTCGACAAGCGCGAGCATCAGCTGTCCAGCCAGGCCGGTCAGGTCGAGAAGCGCTCCCGTGAGCTCGAGGAGCTCTGCGCAAAGCAGACCTCCGAGCTCGAGCGTATCGCCGACCTTACCCGCGAGGACGCCCACAAGGAGCTCCTCGATAAGGTTCGCGGCGAGGTCACCCACGAGGCCGCCACGATCATTCGCGAGTCCGAGCAGCAGGTTCGCGCCGAGTGCCACAAGACCGCCCAGGAGATTCTGTCTCTGGCGATTCAGCGCTGCGCTGCCGATCACACTGCCGAGGTCACCGTTACCTCCGTGCACATTCCCTCTGATGACCTCAAGGGCCGTATCATCGGTCGCGAGGGTCGCAACATCCGGACCTTCGAGCAGGTTTCCGGCGTCAACCTCGTGATCGACGACACGCCCGAGACCGTCGTTCTTTCGAGCTTCGACCCGGTCCGTCGTGAGACCGCCCGTGTCGCCCTCGAGAACCTCATCGCCGACGGCCGCATTCACCCTGCCCGTATCGAGGAGATGTATCACAAGGCCGCCGACCTGGTTCAGCAGCGCGTGCGCGAGGCTGGCGAGCAGGCTGCCTTCGATACCGGCATCCACGATCTGCACCCCGAGATCGTCAAGACCCTTGGTGCCCTGCGCTACCGTACCTCGTTTGGTCAGAACGTGCTTCAGCATTCCCTCGAGGTCTCTGATCTGTGCGGCGTGATGGCTTCCGAGCTTGGCCTGGACGTTGTGACCGCCAAGCGCGCCGGCCTGCTTCATGACCTGGGCAAGGCAATCGACCACGACGTCGAGGGCCCGCATGCCGTCATCGGCGCCGAGCTTGCCCGCCGTTATGGCGAGAAGCCCGTTATCGTCCACGCTATTGAGGCTCACCATGCCGATGTCGATCCCAACACGGTGCTCGATGTCCTGGTGCAGGCCGCCGATGCTGTCTCTGCCTCTCGCCCCGGTGCCCGTCGCGAGTCTGCCGAGAACTACATCAAGCGTCTTGAGAAGCTCGAGGAGATCGCCAACTCTCATGACGGCGTCGAACGTACCTATGCCATGCAGGCTGGTCGCGAGGTCCACGTCATGGTCCAGCCGGACAAGATTTCCGATGCCCAGTCCACGGTTCTGGCTCACGATATCGCCCATCAGATCGAGGAAGAGATGGAGTATCCCGGTCAGGTGCGCGTCGTCGTGATTCGCGAGAGCCGCGCTGTCGATATCGCTAAATAA
- a CDS encoding recombination regulator RecX, whose product MSYTVTEATVVFPDKKAASSFSSGYASKKPCAHIDCELEGGFERSIWIPVRVARLYVKNRPDLPCDWDNFREAVQLIERKCALTMVTEMLSRRDHATGEVRDKLARYGFRQPAIDFAVERATEYRFLDENRFCSYFIEERKRRGWGQRKIETELKRRHVVLDDIPGYPEDYFAVEDDLARASALLAKRRVPETRGFEKLVRFLMGKGFSYHIAADAVKARLDAEREECAV is encoded by the coding sequence ATGTCGTATACGGTGACCGAGGCCACGGTCGTCTTTCCCGATAAGAAGGCGGCCTCCTCGTTCTCGAGCGGGTATGCGTCCAAAAAGCCTTGCGCACATATCGATTGTGAGCTTGAGGGCGGTTTTGAGCGGTCCATTTGGATTCCCGTGCGGGTCGCGCGCCTGTATGTCAAAAATCGCCCCGATCTTCCCTGTGATTGGGATAACTTTCGTGAAGCGGTGCAGCTCATCGAGCGTAAATGTGCACTTACCATGGTGACCGAGATGCTATCGCGACGCGACCATGCGACGGGTGAGGTCCGTGACAAGTTGGCACGCTACGGCTTTCGCCAGCCCGCGATCGATTTCGCCGTCGAGCGCGCCACCGAGTATCGCTTTTTAGACGAGAACCGCTTTTGCTCGTACTTTATCGAGGAACGCAAGCGGCGCGGTTGGGGACAGCGTAAAATCGAGACCGAGCTCAAGCGCCGTCATGTCGTGCTCGATGACATTCCCGGTTATCCCGAGGATTATTTTGCCGTCGAAGACGATTTGGCGCGTGCGTCAGCCCTGCTCGCCAAGCGGCGTGTTCCAGAGACGCGCGGATTCGAAAAACTGGTTCGGTTTTTGATGGGCAAGGGCTTCTCGTATCACATCGCCGCCGATGCCGTTAAGGCACGTCTCGATGCCGAACGTGAGGAATGTGCGGTTTAG